The genomic window GATGCGTACTCTCAGGAGGAACGCTACGAGAAAGTACGGTTCGCGCGTGGGGCGAGCAGTACAGCTATCAAGTCCTCGATAACCGGTTATCAGTCAGTCAATTACACTCTTGATGCAAAAGCTGGTCAGACCATGACTGTCGATCTGAAGACAAATAACACTTCAAACTATTTTAACCTTTACAAACCCGGCAAGGGGCCGGGTGACCAGGCCATGTACATCGGTTCGACTAAAGGCAACAGCTTTTCAGGTAAACTGCCAGCGTCCGGTAAATACACCATTCAGGTGTATCTGATGCGGAATGCCGCTCGCCGAAACGAAACAGCCAATTTCACCCTGAATATCGGTGTGAGCGGAACAACCTCTGTCAGTGACGGAAATGGTACCGCTACAGCTATTGCAGCCGCCGCGCTACTGGGTATTGCCGCACTCTCCCACCATGACGGGCATTATTCCGAAGGCACCCGTTATGATAGCCATCAGGACAAGGCAGAATTCGAAAGGGGGTACCGTGATGGTCTGCACAATGCTTCATCGAATAACTACAATAAAACACAGGCTTACCGTGACGGTTACAAGTCAGGACAGCATGAACGTGATCTTCGCATCGGTCACAATCGGCGTAACGAATGGGAGAAAAACCGACATGCCGCTGATGGCCGGATCAAAAGAAGTGCACTTCACGAAGCCGAAAAGTTCTGGGGGCTTCGGCGTGGAAGCGCAACCCCGGTAAGCTCGAGTTTCAACGAAAAGAACCGTCGTTATCGTGTCAAGGTAGCCGCTGGATATCACAAAGGTGTCTGCGTTCTTGATGAACAAGGCAATGTCATCCAGTTCATTGACAAGGAAAACTGATACTGCATACCCCTATTTTTTCTTGCCAATCCCGAACTCATAGTGTCGTTGGTGCTATCCGCCCTGCTGTGTGTTCGGGGAACGGGGCTTTCAGTGATCAGCAAAATTCTTCCCTGCTTTATACTTCCCTACCCTCCTGTTTACGGCGAATGCTCTCTTGTCTTCATGACGTCAAATGTCTTAAGTCAGAAAAAAAATGAAACCTTTCTATGCTTTCATGCATAGAAACTATAAAAGAGCCAATGACAGGAATCGATCGAGACATCACACAGAGATTTCATGACGGAGACTTGAAGGCTCTTGAAGAAATTATTGAGAATTACCAGGGTTCTGTATTCGGGATTGGTCTCAAGCTTATGGGTACAGTTGAAGATGCAAAGGATTACAGTCAGGATGTGTTTGTACATGCGTATGAAAAACGACAGAAGTATGATCCCGATAGGCCCTTTGAACCCTGGTTTTATAAACTTGCCTTGAATCTTGGTAGGCAGCGTTTAAGAAAGAGGCGTGAAGTGCCGAGGAGTGAATCCATGCCGGTAGAAATGGTCGAAGAAACAGCTGAACGGAGTTTTATTCAGGGCGAGAGACAGGATCTGGTCCGGCATGCGCTACAAAAATTGAAGCCAAAGTATCGTGAGTGTCTTGCATTACGCTTTGAAGCCGATATGCAGCTTCATGAGATTGCACAAACGTTGGGTATTTCACTTGGAACAGTGAAAACCCGTTTACGAAGAGGATTGATGGCTTTTAAAGAAGCCTATGTAAAAGTAGGAGGGCTCAATGAAGTGTACTGAGGCAGAACATGTAATTGCAGAGATGGCTCTTGGATTTATTTCCGAAAGCAAGAGAAAAGAGTTGGAGGATCATCTTTCGGTATGTGCTCACTGTCGGCAGGAAGCCGAGCATTATTCTGTTGCAGTGGAAGCACTAAAGGCCGGAGTTTCTGAAAGGATGATCTCTGCGGAAGAGGTTGAAAGTGTTGTTAGTGTTGTTTCTTCGGGTTTGGAGAGAAAAAGCAACCATAACGTTAAGCTGCTGAAGCTTGGAGTGCCGGTTTTGGCGGCAGCGGCAGTTTTTCTTGCCATTGTCATCAGCCCCATGTTTTTTTCGGGTAACGGCAGCGATATGACGCGACTTGAAGTTCTCGAAGCATATGCAGAGGACCTCGAAGCCACCGGTATGGAAAACGACTACAATTACACCATGTATAACACTGAATTCAATTATGAACATTACGGGGTTTCAGATACGGTAAGCGAGTATCTCATTGAGTAAAGAGACCCGGATATTTTTAATCACAACTGTCTGCATATTTTGATAAATCTGAAAAAAAGGAGGGAAACGGTGTTTCAACTTAGGAAAAGACTATTCACGGCAGTTCTTGTTGCTATTGTTTTACCATTGTCGGTTGTTCAGGCAAAGCCTTTTGGCGCTGGGCAGGGTTTCGATGCGGGTGGTGGTCCTAAAGGGGGGCCAGGTTTGATGGCTGCCGGACCGCAAGTCATGAATGACTTGAATCTGTCTGCCGAGCAGATTGACCTGCTCGAGAAGAAAAAGGTTGAGAAGCGAAAAACCATGATAAACCTGCATTCGCAGCTACAGTTGTTGCAGGTTGATCTTGCGGAAGCAGCTAACCGTAAAAATCCCGATATGAAGTCAATAGACGCTATGTCAAGAAAAGTCGGGAATATTCATGGACAAATGACGGCCGAACGGATAAAGTCGATTGTTTACCTGCGAAGTATTTTGAACGATGATCAAAGAAAGATTATGGATGCTCATCGTTTGGAATTCGGCATGATGCGGGGAATGAAAACGGGAGGTAAAAGACGATAGATCGGAAACGGTGTAAACCCCATTCGATTTTACGATCGAATGGGGTTTTTTTTAGCCGTTATGACCGGGAATTTCTTCGAGGCCGGTTACGCAGATATTCAGATCTTGCAAAATTCCGTCTTCAATACCGTATATCCATCCATGAACGGACAGTTTCTGACCTGATTTCCATGCGTTTCGAACAGTAGTCGTGTTGCAGACGTTGATTACCTGTTCGATAACGTTAAGCTCACACATCTTGTCCAGCTTTTCGTTCTTATCGTCGATAGCATCTATTTCTTCGCTGTGTGTTCGATAGACGTCCCGAATATGCTCGAGCCAGTTGTCGATCAGTCCGTGTTCCCTGCTTTCCAAGGCAGCCTTGACTCCTCCACATCCGTAGTGTCCACAAACTATGATATGCTTTATCTTCAGCACTTCAACTGCGTACTGAATAACAGAGAGACAATTCAGATCCGAAGGAACCACCACATTGGCAATATTGCGATGCACGAAGATTTCTCCTGGCAGCATGCCTACAATCTGGTTTGAGGGGACACGGCTATCCGAACAGCCTATCCATAAATATTCCGGACTTTGCTGTTTGGATAGCTTCAAAAAAAAATCAGGATCTGATTCTTTGACTTTTTCCGCCCATTCCTTGTTTTGTTCGAAAAGATTTTTCAGAACTCTCATAGTATGTATGGCTTGATAATGTTTTTTATCATAAGGTGCACAAAACTTTCCCTGAAAAGTACGGAAAAACGGCGGTATCTTTTATATATTCTGATTTTTAAAGAGGATCGGCAACGTATGTTTTGATATGAAGATTCTGAAAAAACCGGAATGGTTGAAGGTACGGCTTTCAGGAACTGAGCATTTTGCTACAACGAAAAAGCTGATCGGAGAGTACGGGCTCAATACGGTCTGCCGATCGGCTATGTGCCCGAATCTGCAGGAATGCTGGTCGTCAGGTACGGCAACGTTTCTGTTGTTGGGGGACGTCTGTACGAGGAGTTGTCGTTTTTGTGCGATAACGGCATCAGCAACTCAGCTGCCGTTACCCTCTGACGATGAGCCTCGAAAAATCGCCCATGCAGTCAGGAGGATGCAGCTCAACCATGTTGTTCTGACAAGTGTTACCCGCGACGATCTTTCTGATGGCGGTTCGGCTGCATGGGCGGAAACCATCAAGGCAGTAAGAGGGGAAAATCCGGATGTAACCATCGAATGTCTTATTCCTGATTTTGAGGGAAAATATGAAGATCTTGACAGGGTTATGAGTTTGAAGCCTGATGTCCTGAATCACAATGTAGAAACCGTTCCCGCTCTCTATGATTCGGTAAGGCCACAGGCGGACTATTTTCGATCCCTTGAAGTACTGAGGGTTGCAAAACGAACATATGATCTCAGGACCAAATCGGGGCTGATGGTTGGAATGGGGGAAACGGAACAGCAGGTTAAAAAAGTATTGAATGATCTTGCGGGTATCGGATGCAATCATCTTACCATTGGCCAGTATCTCCAGCCATCTTTACGGCACTTCCCCGTTCGTTCCTATGTTACGCCGGATTGTTTCGAGCGTTACAGGATCTATGCACATGAATTGGGAATACAGCAAGTGCAGTCGGGACCGTATGTCAGGAGTTCCTATCATGCCGCTGAAACTGTGTAAAAAAACAGAGGCTGAATTCTCTTTTTCGGTTTTTTTAAACATTTAAAATAAAATAAGTTATGGAGTGGTCGATTCCGATGAAAATTTTTGCCTACTGGTTCATCGCCATTGTTGTCGGGCTGCTGTTTTTCAGGAAAGAAACCTTCACGTTCAATGCGAATTTCGATACGCGCCGCAAAGTGCTGCTTTCCTTGTCACTTTTGATTGTCGCTTTCAATGCTTTTGTCTATACCAACTCGACCTATGACGGCGGGAGGCCTCTCGACATTGCTTCTGTTCTGCTCTTTACTGTCGGAAACGGTATTGCGGAAACCTTCATGTTCTATGCCGCGTTTGTCATCGGTGAAAAGCTTGTCGGTTTTGCTTCCAAAAATTCCATGGCGCTGTTCATTGGGGGCTTTGTTTTTTTTATGGTTTATAGCGGATTGATTCACGGATTGTTCTGGATTGAATTGTTACCCGAGCATGTCAACCAGGAGAGTCCTCTCAAGCCATTGTTCATGCCTACGCAGATCCTCATCGCTGGAAGCTGGGCGTTGAGCTTTTTCTGGTACCGCGATCTGCCGTCGGTGTTCGTGCTGCATGGTTTGGTGGATTTGACCATGATCTTGAATGTGAAGTTCTCTCTTTTCGGTTAAAAAACCTGTTGCGCATCTCAATAGCTTCGTTGGGCAGTGCTCGGAATCCTCATGTACTTAGTGTACACTCCGGTTCCTCTGCTCTGTCCGCCTTGTTCTTGGAATGCTCACAACGGCTTTTTGGGATGTAGTGTTTGATGGCTCTGTGAAAAGCTTTTTATGCTCCGCGTCAAGCGCAGGGCAGCTCTTAGGCTGCATCACGCTTTTGGCTTTTACTTTTTGAATTTTGACTTCAAGCATATGAGATACTCGGGAACAGTTTTGGTTGCCGGAGCTACCGGACGAACAGGTCAATGGGTCGTGAAACGCCTGAAGCACTATGGTATAGACTATCGCCTTTTCGTGCGTTCTGGCGAAAAAGCTCTTGAAACATTCGGACCGGAGATTGTCGATCGAATCACTATCGGGAGTATAGAAAATGAATATGAGATAGATGCTGCGGTGAAGAGTGCCGATGCAGTGATCTGCGCTATCGGAGGAAATGTTATGGACCCCGATCAACCACCTCCTTCAGTTATCGACAGAGATGGTGTTATACGACTTGCTCATCGATCGAAAAAGCATGGTGTAAGGCAGTTTATTCTTGTCAGTTCTCTGGCGGTTACGAAACCCGATCATCCGCTGAATAAATATGGCAACGTGTTAACCATGAAGCTCGAGGGGGAGAACGAGGTTCGAAGACTTTACGGGGAAAAGGGATATAGCTATACTATTCTAAGGCCAGGCGGTTTGATCGACGAAGACGGGCCTTTAGAGCATTCGATGTTATTCGATACCGGAGATAGAATCGAGACAGGTAAGATCAATCGTAGCGATGTAGCTCAAGCCGCTGTTGAGGCGTTATGGGTTCAGGAGGCCCAAAATCTGACGTTCGAGCTTATCCAGCAGAATGCACTCTCCCAGGATTCGTTTGAGCTTTATTACAAACAGGCTACTCAAAGCCGGTGAATTTGTTCCTCATAGTGGCTCATCTCCTCTTTTCCGGCTGCTGAGATCGAGAATCCTCTCCCTCAACGGACTGCCGACTTTTTTCAAAGTAAGTTGCATTAATGCATGCAGACCCATACCGGCGATCGATCGATAACGGATGTGTGATTTCCTTCCATTTGCCTCTCTGATTTTCGAAACCAGTTTTCGAGCGACTTTTTCCGGTGATTCAGCTATCAAGTCCAGAAATTCTTTCGTTTCAGGAGATGTGTCACGCAAAAGCAGATCGGTTTTTACCAGACCGGGACTCAATTCGTGTATACCGATACCCCTTATTCCCTGTTCATGCAATTCCCGGCAGAGAAAATGACTTACAGCGGCAACACCGAGTTTCGAGGCTTTGTGGGGAATGTTTGATCGGGAAAATTTAGCTCCGGGTGCTGAAAAACCCATATTGAATATGTGATACAACGGTATATCTTCGCTGGGTTGGTTTCTCATTATTTCAGTCGCTATTTTCGACATCAGCATTGAGCCCGCAAGGTTGGTTGTACAAGTTTCCAGAATATCGGAGGCTTCGAGTTGCCAAAGAGGAGCTTTGCGCAGACCCGATGTACCGGCGTTGTTTATCCATCGATCAACCTGACCAAGGCGTGTAATGATGAAAGAGGTGAACAAGTCGAGCTCTTCAGGATTACCGACATCCATGCAAACTCCATAAATCTCACATCCTGGGATCTCGGCTTTGAGTGATTCAACAGCATGTTCGAGGTGCTCGGGGTTCCTTCCGGAGATAATGACGCGATCACCCTTCAAAAGAAATTCTCGCGCAAGTGCATAACCCAACCCTCTGCTGCCACCCGTGACGACGATACCGAGAGCTTCTTGGGACTCTGTGTAGGGTAAGTCCATAGATATAAAAGTAATATTTTTCCATCCGCAAAGGAAAATGCCTGCTCTAGTACTTTTTTGGGTTTGTGCAAAGGGCTTTGTTTTTTAAAGTACTTTATATTTGAACAAAAAAGTATTCATAAAGGCCGGTCACAAAACAATCTTATTTAGTAAGTAATGACTTTTCGAAGAGTCTTAGCCTCAGCTACCCATGAATCAACATCCTGCTGTGAAGGATCACAGGCGATAATGCTTTGCTTTTTGTTGACCTCGAGGATTTTCTCATAAAGGTTGGATGGATTACGATGTGCAAGTTCCGGAACAGTGTCGACCCCAGACGCCTCGAGAAGCGTCGCTGTTTGTACATCGATCCCTCTTACCCTGCACAAATCAGCATAATTAACCAGTGTAAGCACTTCTTTCTTCGACAAATTGCAAATGGACGAGAGTTCTCCCCTACCCTTCGATGTTTTTCCCCGCTCGAGCAAGTCTGTAAAGGTGAAAATGCCTGCGCTTCCGAGTTTGTCGGCAACAACGAATCCGAGCGACTCGAACCCGGCTGTTTCGATTGTGCTGTCAGCAACGGGATCATCTGCTCCGGTTTCCTGTTGTTCACCTTTGCGATGTAATGCTACATGCTGAATATTTTCATCTATAGCCGGGTGTTGAGAACGTTCGGAAAAAGGGAGCATTTTTTTGCAAAAATCAACCATACCGCTTATCTGTTCTTTGAAAGGAATTGATTGGGTAGCCGTATCGATACTGAGTTGCAGGGCCGATCCCATTCCTGAAAACGCTTCATCCAATGCAGCCTGACCACGAACCTCCCCCTTTTGTATCCTGTCTATCACATTGGTAACCCCGGGCACAAATCTTTCAGCTGCAGCCTTACCCATTTCAACACTGTAGCTGAAAAGGGAAAGAGGATTACTTAAAGCCATACGCCGAACCTCTTCAGGACGGGAAAGAATGCGTATTGTCCCATCCCTTTCAATGGTTGCCTGACAAGCCAGCCTCGCTCCATCTTTTATCTGCTTCTCGGATAAAAAAGCTTCTTCGACATCGCTCAAGCCGGAAAGACAATCCCCTCCCTCGAGAACAGTAACATAACATGTCTGACAGATCCCGAGACCGGCACAAACATAACCAACATGAGCCTTGCTTTCCAGCGCCACTTTGGAAAGTTTCTCACCAACTTCTCCCGTGCATGACTTGTCATTGATAAGGATATCCATAACTATTTTTAATTGAATCGGTTATATAAAAAATCAGATCACTGGTTCATCAATATTTATTTGAAATTTAGCAAAATAACGGCAAAAAGCCGGTCGGGATATCGACTAAAGGTCTTCTGTGAAAAGAAAATACAAGAGGCTGCCCTTTTGTGGCAGCCTCCAACCCAATACCAATGCCGATGAAACTTGTAAAGAAACGGACTATACGCTTATGCTTTCAACATTCGTCCTCCGTGACCGTCTGCATCGCCACAAGAACTAATTTCAAGTCAATCTATTATCATGCCTCAGGAAAGAGCGCATTTATGTCCACCCCAATGTTCCTTTCCATTCACAAAGACCTGAGGTTCATTACCGGAGGTTATTGTTTCCGCCTGACGGCGCACAAAATTATCTACTGATAATGGGTAAAAACAGGGATGAGATCGTTTCAGAAAATGGCTTACCAATCTTTCAAAACGATCTCCATCATTGTCAACCTGCTTGAAACAATTTGATCGTATGAACGAATTCAGGACATCTTTACAATGCAATCCATTGGACAAACGTTAATGCAAGCCGGTTCATCATAATATCCATTACAATCAACACACGCCTTTTCATCGATTACAAAGATATCATCACCTGGTGAAATCGCTTGAACCGGACACTCATCGACACAGACGCCACAACAGCCACAACTCTCAAGAATCTTGTACGCCATCAGGTTTTCTCCTTGTTAATGATTGCCAAATCCGTTTCCTGCCCCCAAACCTCTTCCGCGGTTTCTTCCGGGACGCCCGGCGCCACATGCTCCCCGGCCGCCGAAGCCACTACCGGAACGCCTTGCTTGACCAAGCCCAAGAGGACCGGCAGGTTCATCGACATGCTCCCTGTGAATCGCATTACTGCCACATTTCGGACAGGTTTGAGGCCTTCCGGCTCCAAACGGAACCGACCATGTATGTCTGCAGTCCGCACAATAGAACATTCTCTCTTTCATAATAGAACTCCGTTTATAGATGTTTACAAAGCCACAACACAATTATAAGCATATGCCCATAAATATCAAATATAATGATCAACTTTTTTAAAAAATTCCGCTGAACAGGAAAAAAATGGCTTAGGCAAAAAACAATGGAAAAAGGTACTTTGCGCCAATACTCTTTTTTTAAGCACCGCTATACGATGTCACAAGCGGCTTGAGTACGAGGAGATGGGGGGAAGAAAACGGAGTGTACACCGAGTACATGAAGATTCTGAGTACCGATCAACGAAGTAATCATAGTGCGCAGTAAATGAATAGAGGTGCCGTTCAAAAAAAATTCCTATCGAAACAGGGCTACTTTCAGACAGATCGCGCACATGAACAGCAACGAAAAACAGTGGTATTTCTCGGTAGACAGAGGCGGTACTTTTACCGATATCGTCAGTTTCGATCCGGAAGGACGGGCACACACTCACAAACTGCTATCCATATCCGACGCATATGAAGATGCCGGAATTGCAGGAATCAGGACAATCCTGAATCTCTCACCTGAAAACCCTCTCGATCCCAACCTGATAGGGTCGATCCGTATAGGAACAACGGTTGCCACCAATGCCCTCCTCGAAAGAAAGGGTGCACCTGCAGCACTTTGCATAACGAAAGGTTTTGAAGATCTTCTTGCTATCGGCAATGGAACCCGCCCGGAGCTTTTCAATCTCGGAATAGACAAACCCTCACCGATCTACAGTCATGTTTGCGGTATCGAGGAAACAATAGATACCAGTGGCGCTGTCCTCACCGAACTCGATCCTGAAAAAGCGGAAAAATCTCTTCAGGAAATCCGTTCACTTGGTTACGAAAACCTTGCAATAGTGTTGAAACACTCCTGGATAAACCCTTTGCATGAAAAAAAACTGATCGACATAGCCCGACAAAAAGCTGGATTTCGCCATGTTGTCGCATCTCATGAAGTCATGCCGCTCATTAACTTTCTCAAACGCGGACAAACAACCATGATTGAGGCCTACCTCGGCCCGGTTCTCTTCAACTATGCCAACACCCTGAAAAAGCTGGCTGGACCGATAAAAATCGAGTTCATGCAGAGCTCGGGAGGGCTTGTCAGCGCCGACAATCTCCATGCAAAAGACACGATTCTATCGGGACCGGCAGGTGGGGTGACCGGTACAGCGAGACTATCCGAACAACTCGGTGTTGAACAAGTCATAGGATTCGACATGGGAGGAACATCAACCGATGTATCCCGTTACGACGGTGACCTTAACCATGTTTTTGAAAGTTCAGTGGCTGGAGTTCCTTTCTACACCGACATGCTCGATGTGGAGACCGTCGCAGCCGGAGGAGGCTCGATTCTTTCTTTTGACGGAGAACGGCTCCTCGTAGGACCTGAATCCGCCGGTTCCAATCCCGGCCCTGCCTGTTACGGACTCGACGGACCATTAACAGTTACCGATGCCAACCTTCTGCTTGGCAGGATAATCCCGAAATACATCCCCAATGTATTCGGGACAAGCCATGATAAACGCCTCGATAAGGAAAAGACAAAAGAAAAATTCAGGGCTCTTGCCACCACCGTCAGTGCAAAAACCGGCCATACCTACACACCGGAAAAACTCGCTGAAGGCTACCTGAGAATAGCGAATGAAATAATGTGCAGAGCGATGAAGAAAATCTCAATATCGAGAGGCTATGACATCAGGGACCATGCTCTCATGTGTTTTGGAGGAGCGGCCCCCCAGCATGCATGCGACATGGCCAGAATACTCGGCATAAAAACAATCATCGTTCATCCTTTTTCAAGCGTTCTTTCAGCATACGGTATAGCCTTGGCTGACCGGCTTGAACGCACAGTACTGGCTGTCATGGAGGTTTTGACGACCCGATTGCTTCAACGTCTTGAAAAAAAAGCGGAAACCGAGGCCGGAAAACTCGCCGAGAGACTTCGAGATGAAGGAAACAAAGCGGAAATAACAACAAGGCTTTTTTTGGATCTCAGGCCAAAAGGGAGTGATTCCTGGCTTTCCATTCCGGCAGGAACAGGTCGCGAATCCGCTTCTTTCGAAAACATGAAGAATATAGTTTCACGTTTCAAAAAGGAATATTTCAGCAGGTTCGGCTTCAGACCCGATGCCGATACTATCGAGGTGGTGAATATGCGTACCGAAGTTTCCTCAGCCTCTTTTGTACCATCGGCAAACACCCCTTCCCTGCTACCTGATAAACCGGCACCAGCTCATGCGCGCTCTTCATGCATGGTATGGATATCGGGAAAATACAGACGGGTCCCCGTGTTAGACAGAACCTCGCTGAAACCCGGTCATCAGATCGACGGACCCGCCATGATCGTCGATGACCAGCTGACACTTTTCGTTCAGGAAGGTTTCGAAACCACGATCGACGCCATGCATAACCTCATTCTCAGGGATGAAACCCATACCTCTGAGACGATGAATACAAAACAGCAAAACGACAGCGAGAGACCTGATCCGATAATGCTCGAAGTTTTCAACAACCTTTTCATGAACATCGCCGAACAGATGGGCTACACCCTCGCGAACACGGCTCACTCGGTGAACATGAAGGAACGTCTTGATTTTTCATGTGCATTGTTCGACGACAAGGGAAAGCTCATCGCTCACGCTCCGCACATACCGGTGCATTTAGGAGCCATGGAAGCTACGGTTCGGCACATCATAAAAGAAAACCGTGACACCATGAAGAAAGGTGACATGTATCTCGCAAACAACCCCCATCAAGGCGGCTCTCATTTGCCGGATATCACGATAGTCACTCCTGTTTTCTGCGAAGAAAACACACCATCCTATTATCTGGCCAATCGTGGACATCATGCAGATATCGGCGGCATCACTCCCGGATCCATGCCACCCTCGAGCCGAACCATTCAAGATGAAGGCATCGTAGTGGGAACCTTTCTTCTCGTTCGTGAAGGAACATTTCGCGAAAAAGAAGTCCTTGAACTACTTTCATCCGGAGACCACCCGGCAAGAAACCTTTCCGAAAGGCTCTCCGATCTCAAAGCACAGGTAGCCGCCAATAACAAAGGCATGACAGAACTGATGAGAATGAATACTGATTATGGAACCCCAACGGTTCTGCGATACATGTCATTCATCAGAAAAAATGCAAAGCATGCAGTTAACCGGGCTCTCGAAAGGCTTGCCGGCACGACGGGAACATTCGAGTCAACGTTTTCCGACAGCATGGATAACGGTGCCGTGATCGCCGTATCCATTCGTATAACCGCCGCTGCAGAAACGGAACCAAAAATCGTGGTTGACTTTACAGGCACGAGTGCGGAGGATCAAGGGAACATCAACGCCCCTGCCGCAGTTACGACAGCAGCTGTTCTCTACGCACTTCGGTGCCTCATCGAAGAAAATATACCACTGAATGCTGGATGCCTCGAACCCGTTACCATTATCATTCCGGAAGGCTCACTGCTCAATCCTTCTTCTGGTGCGGCTGTTGCTGTCGGCAACGTTGAAACCTCGCAACGGATTGTCGATGTACTGCTCGGAGCTCTTGGAAGAGCCGCTGCATCACAAGGAACCATGAACAACCTTCTGTTCGGAAAACCCGACAACACCGGGAGCCAGTACTACGAAACCATACCCGGAGGCAGCGGTGCTACGGAAGGTCATAACGGTGCATCCGGCGTACAAGTGCACATGACAAACACCAGACTTACCGATCCCGAGATACTCGAACAACGCTTCCCGACAGTTCGCATAACCCGTTTTGCAATGAGAAAGGGTTCAGGCGGAACCGGCAGATGGAACGGAGGCGAGGGTATTGAAAGGGCCCTTCGATTCAACGAACCCATGCATGTCAGCGTCATTTCCGAACGAAGGGTTACGGCTCCGTTCGGTCTTCATAACGGTAGTGA from Prosthecochloris marina includes these protein-coding regions:
- a CDS encoding hydantoinase B/oxoprolinase family protein, which translates into the protein MNSNEKQWYFSVDRGGTFTDIVSFDPEGRAHTHKLLSISDAYEDAGIAGIRTILNLSPENPLDPNLIGSIRIGTTVATNALLERKGAPAALCITKGFEDLLAIGNGTRPELFNLGIDKPSPIYSHVCGIEETIDTSGAVLTELDPEKAEKSLQEIRSLGYENLAIVLKHSWINPLHEKKLIDIARQKAGFRHVVASHEVMPLINFLKRGQTTMIEAYLGPVLFNYANTLKKLAGPIKIEFMQSSGGLVSADNLHAKDTILSGPAGGVTGTARLSEQLGVEQVIGFDMGGTSTDVSRYDGDLNHVFESSVAGVPFYTDMLDVETVAAGGGSILSFDGERLLVGPESAGSNPGPACYGLDGPLTVTDANLLLGRIIPKYIPNVFGTSHDKRLDKEKTKEKFRALATTVSAKTGHTYTPEKLAEGYLRIANEIMCRAMKKISISRGYDIRDHALMCFGGAAPQHACDMARILGIKTIIVHPFSSVLSAYGIALADRLERTVLAVMEVLTTRLLQRLEKKAETEAGKLAERLRDEGNKAEITTRLFLDLRPKGSDSWLSIPAGTGRESASFENMKNIVSRFKKEYFSRFGFRPDADTIEVVNMRTEVSSASFVPSANTPSLLPDKPAPAHARSSCMVWISGKYRRVPVLDRTSLKPGHQIDGPAMIVDDQLTLFVQEGFETTIDAMHNLILRDETHTSETMNTKQQNDSERPDPIMLEVFNNLFMNIAEQMGYTLANTAHSVNMKERLDFSCALFDDKGKLIAHAPHIPVHLGAMEATVRHIIKENRDTMKKGDMYLANNPHQGGSHLPDITIVTPVFCEENTPSYYLANRGHHADIGGITPGSMPPSSRTIQDEGIVVGTFLLVREGTFREKEVLELLSSGDHPARNLSERLSDLKAQVAANNKGMTELMRMNTDYGTPTVLRYMSFIRKNAKHAVNRALERLAGTTGTFESTFSDSMDNGAVIAVSIRITAAAETEPKIVVDFTGTSAEDQGNINAPAAVTTAAVLYALRCLIEENIPLNAGCLEPVTIIIPEGSLLNPSSGAAVAVGNVETSQRIVDVLLGALGRAAASQGTMNNLLFGKPDNTGSQYYETIPGGSGATEGHNGASGVQVHMTNTRLTDPEILEQRFPTVRITRFAMRKGSGGTGRWNGGEGIERALRFNEPMHVSVISERRVTAPFGLHNGSDGAKGINLLISPDGTETRLEHKVDRIFESGETILIKTPGGGGYGKPNT